In the genome of Microcoleus vaginatus PCC 9802, the window AGCTTGCCAAGGAAAATCGGGATTGCTAGAAAAAACACCTTGACAAAACATCCGCAAGCTGGCTATTGCTAACCCTTCAGAACGGCGGTAAACCTGCCCGGTTTCTGGTTCACAATACTGCCAATCTGCACCAGCACCGGCATCGAGCAAAACGCTGACAATTACTAAATCAAATTTGATCTTAGCTTGCTCTAGGAGTGAAAATTCTGTTAAAGCTGCATCTAATTCGGCGAGTCGCGACAAGTTGCCAGCTTCAAAATGTCGCCAGCGACTGTGAAAGGGAATGTTAAAATCGGGATACTGTTGGCGCGTTGTGTCAATTACATAATTTGCTGCTTTGTCGAGTTGGGATAAATCGACGCGGAAGTAGCGGAGTTTGTCTAGGCGGGCTAAATCAAAAAGCCGATCGCACTTTTGGCGAATAGCAACCGTTGTTCTCAGATATTCTACAGTCTCAAGTTCAATATTTTTCAACTTCATACCACCAAACAACGGTAAACATCGTTTTCTTGAAAAAAGTCAAACTGACTGTAATCTAAAAGATTATCTAAAATCACATTTTTATCTAGTTTGATCAGCTTATATTCCCACTTCGATCCGCTGACTTCGCGTTTTATTTGATCGGAAACTATCACCGAGTTTTTTTCGACCCTCGGAGATACTATTTTACTTAAATCTTCCAGTCTGTCGGCTATGTTAATATCTTTTCCGTAAGTGCAAGACCTAAATATATATAAATTTCCCTTAGCAACTCCCACGGACAAGCCGCAAGGTATTTGATTGGCGTGAATAAAAAGTTTCCAATTCTCGCACAAACTTTCCATTGCCGCTAAGGCTGAGTGAGCTTCCGGGAAAGTCAACAAATGCGAATCCCCAACAATACTGCGAATTGTGCCACCGTATTCTTCGCAAATTGTTTTTTCAAAAGTATCAAAGTTGGTGAGCAAATATTCAACGTCTTTGATAGAATTAGATTCTTGATAAGCTATAAAACCTCTCAAATCTGCTTTAATTATTGCTTGATTCTTGATGATTCGCGTTTTATAACTTTGGTCAACTTTGTATACTTTTTCCGGTTCGCTCATCCCTTTCAAAGAAAACTCGTTGACAAAAGACGTTTGCACTTCTGCTTTGTTGAGCGCCAGCCATGCTGCTTGGGACAAATATATTTCATCCGGCGGAGTTACTGATTCTATGCGCGCTGTTAAATTCACAGTATCGCCAAAGATATCTTTATCTTGATGCAAGACATCTCCTAATGTAATCGACACGCGAATAGCCAATCGTTCGTCGTTCGCCTTGCTAGATTGTTGCGCTCTCAATTCTTGCTGCATTTCTATGGCTGCTACTGCCGCTGCTGTGACGCTGGGAAAAATTATCCAAAATGAATCACCTTCCCCTTTGATCACGCTACCTTCATTTCTGGCGCTAATATCTGAAACAAAATTTTTATGCTCGTTTAACAAACTACTCAAGTCCGACTGAGATAATTTTTTGACTCTGGCGGTATATCCGCAAATATCTGTTTTTACGATCACACTAGAACGCAAATTAGCCATAACCTACCCTGACTGATGAAAAACCAGCAATAAATTTTATTTAGCAAAGACGCGATTGTTCGCGTCCCATCGGTCGCGTCTTTGCCCTCTTAATCTCCTAAATCCCGTCCGATCGCTTCTCCAAGAATTGTAGCATCTGGCACCGGGTCTGGCGTGTAGTAGCCGGCGGCTTTTTTGGCGACAATTTCGACTTGTGCGTCTGCGGGAATCCAATCTTCAGGAATAGGGATGCGATCGACCACCTGAATGCCAGAATTGATAATCGCATTGTATTTCATATCGCTCATAGAAACTAAACTGTCAATTCGAGAGATACCCAACCAGTGCAGCACGTCTGGCATTAGTTCTTGAAACCGCATATCTTGAACTCCCGCAACACATTCAGTGCGCGTAAAATAGGCATCAGCGCGATCGCCGCCTTCCTGCCGTTTTCTGGCATTGTACACCAAAAACTTAGTCACTTCCCCCAAAGCTCTCCCTTCCTTGCGGAAGTAAACTATTACCCCAGAACCGCCTGCTTGTGCCGTTTGGATGCAAATTTCCATCCCGTGTACCAAATAAGGGCGGCAAGTGCAGATATCGGAACTGAAGACATCTGAACCGTTGCATTCATCGTGTACCCGTACCGCCAACTGCTTATCCGGGTCAGAAATATTCGCGACATCGCCAATAATATAAACCGTAGTTCCGCCAATAGGTGGCAAGAAAACCTGTAAGTCCGGCCGCGTCACTAAATCCGAGAACATTCCGCCTGTTTGCTCAAACAGGACACGGCGGAGAACGCTTTCTTGAGCCCCAATCCGCCGAGCAATTCCCGGCAAATACCAAACCGGGTCGATCGCAATTTTAGTTACTGCTAAATTGCCACCTGCTTTGACTATTTTGCCATCAATTTGCACTCGCCCCTTAGCGATGGCATCTTGCAATTCCGGCATATTAATGTGAGCTTTAGTGACAGCAATGGTCGGTCGAATATCATATCCCTGCTGGAGAAATGAAGTATAAACTTCGCTGACCAAACCCCCAAAGGGATCGAGAGAAACAATCAAATTGCGATCGCCCCAACTCGGGTGCGGCCCGATGTGTGCGGCCGGAGAGGTGTTGGTAAAATCGGGGCGGTGATCTGCTTGGAGTGCGCCCGAAGCAACTGCTAGCGCGCGATAAACAGAGTAGGAACCCGAATGAGTGCCGATCGCATTCCGGTGAGACGCTTTGGTGAGGCTACCAATCACAGGCCCCCGTTTCAGCGGATCGATTTCTCCCCAGTAAATGGGATGAGGTTTTGTGCCGGATCTGTCGGGATGGGATGTTAAAACTATATGCTTTGGTTTTGACACAGTTGTTTTTGGCTTTTGCTATGGATGCTGCTGTTAGTTGAAAGTGAAATTGCAATTTGAAGCAGTGATTTATGATAGCAACAGGATTAAGGCTCTGGAAGTATCCGGCATAGCCAAACTCGTGACACTGATTTTCGCGCTATCCTCAAAAATATAAAAATTTTATATTTGTGCTTCAGTGCTCAGGGCTGCCGTACCAACAACAAAGCTACCTATTTAATCCAAGTTTCTTTAGCGCTTTTATTTCATTTGTGCATGAGATTTTTTTGAACTAACCACACAGGGCGCAGAGGACGCAGAGCCTCTATAAAAGATAGAAAGAGGAAAAGAGAGATGTTCACAATTCCTGCAAGGGTTGCTATAGTTACAAATGGTAGCGCTGAATTATCAAGAAAATACATACTAACTCACAAAATTAATGTTGCCAAGTACATCTAATTATTGGCTAAAAAATAGTCGCGTACCCGCGTCTCTTCTAGAGATGCAATCGATCGCCCCGTCAGCTTCTACTGTGGCGACAACGGGGACTGAGAACAATTTTTGTTTGGTGGATTTGGAAATTGCAGCGGGTAAGATCGCCCAAATTATCCCAGCAGGTACAAAACCTGTATCCTCCTCTGGAGATATCCCAGTTATAGATTTGCAGGGCGGCTTAGTTTGGCCTTGCTTTGTGGATATGCACACCCATTTAGACAAAGGTCACATTTGGGAACGATCGCCCAATCCCGATGGAACTTTTGCCAGCGCGATCGAAGCGGTAGGCGCTGATGCCCAAAAAAACTGGAATGCAGAGGATGTTTACCGGCGGATGCAGTTCGGCCTCAAGTGCAGCTACGCCCACGGAACCAAGGCCATCCGCACTCACATCGACAGCGCAGGCGAACAGGGAACCGTTAGTTTGGGAGTATTTGAAGCGCTGCAAGCCGAATGGGGCGATCGGCTGATCTTGCAAGCAGTTTCCCTGGTTTCCCTCGACTATTTCCTGACACCCGCCGGCGAAAAATTAGCCGATCGCATGGCCCAAATTGGCGGCATTCTCGGCGGCGTCGCCTATATGAACCCCGACTTAGACAAACAACTCGATCGAGTTTTTGCCTTAGCCAAAGAACGAAATTTAAACCTCGACTTCCACACCGACGAAAACGACGATCCAGATTCAGTAACATTGCGGGAAGTCGCAAAAACCGCCATCCGCCATGAATTTGGGGGTCAAATAATCTGCGGACACTGCTGTAGTTTAGCCGTACAACCGTCAGATTTAGTAACAGAAACCCTGGAATTAGTCAAGGAAGCAAATATTGGCATTGTCAGCTTGCCGATGTGCAACCTTTACTTGCAAGACCGACAATCTCAGCATACACCGCGCTGGCGGGGAGTGACACTGCTGCACGAACTCAAAGCCGCCGGAATTCCCGTTGCAGTTGCTAGCGACAATTGTCGCGATCCCTTTTACGGATTTGGCGACCATGATGTTTTGGAAGTTTTTAATATGGCAGTCCGCATCGCTCATTTAGATAGGCCTTATGGAGACTGGCCCTGTGCAGTTACAAAGACTCCAGCCGATTTAATGGGATTGCCGAATTTAGGACGAGTTGCAGTGGGTTTACCTGCTGATTTGATTTTGTTTAAGGCGCGGAATTTTAGCGAATTGTTATCTAGATCGCAGGGCGACCGCACAGTTTTGCGGCAGGGCATTAAAATTGATACAACTTTGCCCGATTACCGCGAACTCGATGATTTATTAGCAATTTAAATCTGACATTTGGCACCAATATCAAGAACAGGCAAGATGCCTGTTCCACAAAAGATGAATTTCCTTTCTACTCGTTACTAGGCAGAGCCTGGGAACCTGGAAACCAGTTAAACAGGCACTATAAATTATCAACAAACGTCCCTTCTATTTTCTTCCTTCGCGTCCTTCGCGTCTTCGCGGTTCGTTCAAAAAAATATCTTTCACCAAGCATTTAGCATTGCTATCTTGTCAATTTGCAACTAATTTGATATAAATATAAAAGCTAATTTTAGTGAGGATGTTTTAAGTGAAAGCAGTTATTTTATTGTCGGGAGGGCTGGATTCCTCAACTGTTTTGTATCAAGCCAAAGCCGACGGCTGCGAGTGTTACGCTATTTCCTTTGACTACAAGCAAAGACATCGGCGGGAGTTGGAATCAGCAAGGGCGATCGCACTTGCTGCAGGTGTTAAGGCACATCAGATAGTAAACTTTGACTTAACACTGTGGGGCGGTTCGGCATTGACAGATAATGAGATGGAATTACCGATCGATCGCAATCTTGCAGAAATGTCCCAAAACATCCCAATTACCTACGTTCCTGCTAGAAATACGATCTTTCTCAGCTTTGCCCTCGCCTACGCAGAAACTCTAGAAGCCGATCGCATTTACATCGGTGTCAACGCTTTAGATTATTCCGGCTATCCCGACTGCCGCCTCGATTACATCCAAGCTATGCAGGAAGTATTTCGGTTAGGAACAAAGCAGGGCAGAGAAGGAAATGCTATTAATATTATCACACCTTTAATCGAACTTAAAAAGACAGAAATTATTCAATTAGGCAACCAATTAGGAGTACCTTGGGAGCAAACTTGGTCTTGCTACGCAGGCGGGGAAAATGCCTGCGGCGTTTGCGATTCTTGTCGGTTGCGACTGGCGGCTTTTGAGGAATTGGGGCTGAAAGATCCGGTGCCTTATGCTTAAACAGTATTCCGACTCGGCAGTTGAAAGCGCTCCTCCATAAACTCTCGTCCCTCTCTAAGAGACTAAAGAATAAACGGGGTTGCTAACTCAGATTTGGTATAAAAAGTTGCGCTATTTTGATCGCCCTTTTCATCAAAATCTTAATGAGACAATTTTGCCACACTACTCAACCCGCTATTCTTTCGCCCTTTCCCCACAATTTCCTCATCGGCTGCTGCAATTTCATCTAAAGCTCGATCGCCCGCAGCCTCTTCCAACAAGTGAATTTGAAGTTGCTCCAACCGCGGCCCGGACACAGAAACAACCGTAAGTTCCACATTTTCACAGCGCCAAACTTCCCCCACAGCCGGCATTCTTTGCAACTGATAGCTC includes:
- a CDS encoding adenylate cyclase produces the protein MANLRSSVIVKTDICGYTARVKKLSQSDLSSLLNEHKNFVSDISARNEGSVIKGEGDSFWIIFPSVTAAAVAAIEMQQELRAQQSSKANDERLAIRVSITLGDVLHQDKDIFGDTVNLTARIESVTPPDEIYLSQAAWLALNKAEVQTSFVNEFSLKGMSEPEKVYKVDQSYKTRIIKNQAIIKADLRGFIAYQESNSIKDVEYLLTNFDTFEKTICEEYGGTIRSIVGDSHLLTFPEAHSALAAMESLCENWKLFIHANQIPCGLSVGVAKGNLYIFRSCTYGKDINIADRLEDLSKIVSPRVEKNSVIVSDQIKREVSGSKWEYKLIKLDKNVILDNLLDYSQFDFFQENDVYRCLVV
- a CDS encoding GTP cyclohydrolase II, whose translation is MSKPKHIVLTSHPDRSGTKPHPIYWGEIDPLKRGPVIGSLTKASHRNAIGTHSGSYSVYRALAVASGALQADHRPDFTNTSPAAHIGPHPSWGDRNLIVSLDPFGGLVSEVYTSFLQQGYDIRPTIAVTKAHINMPELQDAIAKGRVQIDGKIVKAGGNLAVTKIAIDPVWYLPGIARRIGAQESVLRRVLFEQTGGMFSDLVTRPDLQVFLPPIGGTTVYIIGDVANISDPDKQLAVRVHDECNGSDVFSSDICTCRPYLVHGMEICIQTAQAGGSGVIVYFRKEGRALGEVTKFLVYNARKRQEGGDRADAYFTRTECVAGVQDMRFQELMPDVLHWLGISRIDSLVSMSDMKYNAIINSGIQVVDRIPIPEDWIPADAQVEIVAKKAAGYYTPDPVPDATILGEAIGRDLGD
- a CDS encoding cytosine deaminase, coding for MLPSTSNYWLKNSRVPASLLEMQSIAPSASTVATTGTENNFCLVDLEIAAGKIAQIIPAGTKPVSSSGDIPVIDLQGGLVWPCFVDMHTHLDKGHIWERSPNPDGTFASAIEAVGADAQKNWNAEDVYRRMQFGLKCSYAHGTKAIRTHIDSAGEQGTVSLGVFEALQAEWGDRLILQAVSLVSLDYFLTPAGEKLADRMAQIGGILGGVAYMNPDLDKQLDRVFALAKERNLNLDFHTDENDDPDSVTLREVAKTAIRHEFGGQIICGHCCSLAVQPSDLVTETLELVKEANIGIVSLPMCNLYLQDRQSQHTPRWRGVTLLHELKAAGIPVAVASDNCRDPFYGFGDHDVLEVFNMAVRIAHLDRPYGDWPCAVTKTPADLMGLPNLGRVAVGLPADLILFKARNFSELLSRSQGDRTVLRQGIKIDTTLPDYRELDDLLAI
- the queC gene encoding 7-cyano-7-deazaguanine synthase QueC, with translation MKAVILLSGGLDSSTVLYQAKADGCECYAISFDYKQRHRRELESARAIALAAGVKAHQIVNFDLTLWGGSALTDNEMELPIDRNLAEMSQNIPITYVPARNTIFLSFALAYAETLEADRIYIGVNALDYSGYPDCRLDYIQAMQEVFRLGTKQGREGNAINIITPLIELKKTEIIQLGNQLGVPWEQTWSCYAGGENACGVCDSCRLRLAAFEELGLKDPVPYA